DNA from Polyangiaceae bacterium:
GCGCCGACTGCAGGGGCCGAACCGGTGCGGAAGATCCGCATCGCAACCCTCGCGCCCAAGAACAGCGCCTGGGGAAAGGTCTTCAAGGTCTGGCAGCAGGCCATCGACAAGAAGACCAAAGGCAAGCTGGCGCTGGACGTCTACTTCAATGCTGTGCAGGGCAACGAGCAGAGCATGGTGAGCAAGCTGAAAGGCGGCCAGCTCGACGTCGCTGCCCTCGCCAGCGTGGGGCTTTCGAACATCCACCGCGACGTGCTGGTGATGCAACTCCCCGGCGTGGTGAACTCCTGGAGCACTCTCGACAAGGTCCGCGCGGCGATCGCGCCCGACATCGAGAAGCGATTTGCCGACAAGGGATTCGTGATCCTGGGCTGGGGGGACATTGGTCTCGTTCGGCAGATGTCCAAAGGGTTCGCGGTGCACCTTCCTAGTGACCTCCGCGGCAAACGCCCTGCGGTATGGCGCAACGAGCCCATGGGCCCGAAGATCTACGCCAAGATTGGCGGCGTGGTGCCGGTGCCGCTCTCGGCGCCAGAGGTGTTGCCGGCGCTCCGTGCGGGCAAGATCAACGTACTCAGTGCGCCAGCTCTGGCGGCGGAGCAGATGCAGTGGACGTCGAGTCTGGATCACGTCGCCAAGCACGCGAGCGTCTGCGCCATCGGCGGTCTGGTGATGCGCAAGTCGGCCCTCGACGGGCTCGACCCCGATCTGCGGGAGACTTTCCTCGAGCTGCAGAGCAAGATGAGCAAGCACAGCAAGGATCGCATCCGTCGCCTAGACGCCAAGGCCTACCAGCGATTGGCCAAGAAGATGAGCGTGGTGGAACTGAGCGAGGCGGAGCGCGAGGCCTGGCGACAGGTCCTGGCGCCAGTGATCAAGGGCTTGGCGGGCCCGACCTTTTCCAAGGACTTGGTGGAGAAGGTGTTGAAGGTGAGCGGACGCGGAGGCGCGTGAAAATGCGCGAAAGCGCCGATGGCGGCTGCCACCGGCGCTTCGCGACCGCCTCGAGCGGATCCTACTGAAGGATCTTGAACTCGATGCGTCGGTTCTTCTGCTTGTTGGCCTTGGTGTCGTTCGGAGCGAGCGGCTCATCGGGCCCCGCGCCGCGGGTCTCGATGCGATCCTCCGCTATTCCCTTGTCCACCATGTACTGTTTGACCGACGCCGCACGATCCGCCGAGAGCTTCATGTTGTGGTCCTTCTTGCCATCGGTGTCCGTGTGGCCGCTGACTTCGATGCGGATCTTCGGGTACTCGGTCAGGACCTTCACCGCCTCGTCGAGAGTCTTGAAGGAGTTTTTGCGGATGGTGGCCTTGTTCACGTCGAACTCGATGCCCTGAATCACGCCCGAGAACTTCTTGATGGCTTCCGGGACCTCGTCGGGGCAGCCGTCCTCGTCTTCGTAGCCGTTCTTGGTCTCGGGCTCGTTCGGGCACTTGTCATCAGGATTGAGGATGCCGTCCTTGTCGGGATCGTTGTCCGGGCAACCGTCCGGCGCGACGCCCTTCTCCTCCGGGCACTTGTCGTCGGGATCGAGGAAGCCATCACCATCGGTGTCCTTCACCGGACAACCGTCCGGCGCGACGCCCTTTTCCTCTGGGCACTTGTCGTCCGGATCCAAGAAGCCGTCACCGTCGGTGTCCTTCACCGGGCAGCCGTCCGGCGCGACGCCCTTCTCCTCTGGGCACTTGTCGTCGGGATCGAGGAAGCCGTCGCCGTCGGTGTCCTTCACCGGTTCGGCAGCGGGAGGTGTGCGACCCAGGGTCAGCGAAAGTCCAAGCAACACCTCGGGGTGGTGCGCCCACTCGCTGCTGGACGAGCGAACCTCCGGGTTCTTGGTGGTGACGTTGTCACGCAGATCGAGGCGAACGCCGAACAGGTCGGTCAGCGCCATCTTGGCGCCAATGCCGGCGTGGGCGGACGGATCCCCATCGTTCCCCAGCTTGTCATTGGCTTCCGCCAAGCGGCCACCACCCAAGAGGATGAACGGCGTGATGCGGTAGCCGGGCAGCTGAGCGATGCCGTGTAGGCGCGCCATCATCAGCGTTGCGCTGCTACCACCGGCTTTGCTGAAACCGAGGGCGCCCTCGCCTTCCACGCCCAGGAACGAGAGCGGGAAGTACGCGGCACGAAGCCCCAGCTCGAAGGATGGACGGTCGATCTCCAGCTGCGGATTGGTGCCGTCACGAAGGTTGTGGTCCTTGGAGACCCAGATCGCGCCACCAAAGATGCCGAGCTCGATGAGCCCCGCCTCTGGCGTGTATCGACTCATGAAATCGCCTTCGGACGAGACACCAGTGCTCGTGGAGAACGATGCGGAGCCCGCCGTCTCCGCCCCCGTCTCCGGCGCAGCGCTCTCCGCGGCCGGTGCAGCACTCTCCGCCTCCGGCGCAGCAGCCTCCGTCTCTTGGGCGGCCGCCGGAACGGTCATCGCCAGGGCAACCAGGCCTGCGCTCAACGAATAGAAGGTCTTCCTCATTTGCCTGCCTCCTCGGCACGAAAGGGTTTGAACTGAACGCCATCCAGCACGAGTCGCAGGGTGCGGCCTGCTCGATGTGGTGCGGTCATCGCAAATTCTGCGTCGGTCAAAATCAGGTGCGACTGTCTGACTAGGAGCCTTGGGTATTGGAAGTTGGCGGTCGCTTGCCTGCTCGCTCCGCTCGGCGCTCCTTCGGATCTGGTCCTTGCGTTGGCCCTTGGCTCCGATGTGCACGCCCTTGCCGCGGTCGGTCGTCCTTCCGCAGTTGCGGTCTAGTTGGGTCGAGAGCGCCCCTGCTGGGCGCATAAGTGAACGAGGCACCGACGGCTCTGTCTTGCGGGTGGGAGTCCCGCGGGAAAGAGGACATCGGTGCCTCGTTCGGCCATTGGGGTGGGGGTTACTGGCTTACTTCACTTGTGAACTTCCGCGATGGCCGCGATCTTGCCCTTGCCGTGGCACATCAAGCACTGCTCCTGAGTGTTCAGGGCGGTGCCGCGCGGCGCGTAGTAGGACCCACCGAAGGCCTTGAAGTGATTCTGGGCGATGGTGGAGTCGTGGCAGGCGCCGCAGGCCGCCGTGATCGGCGAGTGCACCAGGGTGGTGTCCTCGGCGAAACAGGGATTCGCCTGGGAGCAGGTGCAGGGCGAGCCGGCCGAGCAGACCGCCGGTGCCGTGTTGGCGCCGGTGTACTGCGTCCCGACAGTGCGCGTCCCCGAGGTGGTGTAGCCCGAACCGTAGGCCGTGTTCGGCGTGACGTAGGGCGAGATGAACGGACCGACCGTCGCGGGGGCAACGGGGTTCGGGTCGTAGCCGCTACCGGTTGCCGCGTAGCTGTAGAGCATGTTCGGCACGTTGTTCGCCGTAGAGCTCACGCTGAAGTCGTAGCCGCCTGGGACGTGGCACTGCGTACAAGTGTTGAGGACGCCCGGATAGGTGACCTCCCAAGCCTTGATCTCGCCATGCCAGGTGAAGGGCACGTTGCGCTTCCCGCCTCCGTGGATGGCGTGGATGATGTCCTTGGCGTTCACGGCCCAACCGCTGTTGACGCGGTTCGGGTTGTGGCAGAACGAGCAGGTCGGCCCGTCGTTGCGCTGACCGCTGTGGTACGTTGGGGTCACGCCCAAGCCGTCGTGGCAGTTGTTGCAACGCGCGGTCTCGACGATGCTGCGACGCATCGAGCTGCTGTTCGTCCCCGTCGCCTTCCAGACGTTCGGCGCCGGTACGATGAGGCCACCGATCTTGGTGGTCGCGTTGTACGGGAACCCCGTGAGGTCCGTCTGCGTCAGGGGCTGGGTGCTGCTCATGCTGTAGGTGTATCCGATACCGCCGGTCAGGAACTTGGCGGTGCTCGGCAACGTCGTGCTCAGCACGGTCAGGGTGTAGTAGCCCGTGGTCGCGTCCTTCTCCAACTTGCAGTCCGTCGCGGCGCTGGGCCCGTTGATCCAGCAGGTCCTGATGTACTTGCTGGTCGTCGCGTTGAAGTCGACCGGGGCGGCGATGCCGTCCTGGGGCAGCGTGTAGGCAAAGTACGCGCTGGGGGACCCGACGAAGCCCGTCAGGAGTTCCGGCTTGTTCGTCGCATCGTAGGTGCCGAAGTCGACGTCCGTGCCGTCCTTCTTGAGCTTGAAGACGATCTGCGGGTTCTTGTTGGCGTCGAGCTTCACCGCGCTCACGTCATAGGTGATCTGGGCCGCGCCGGTCGGGACGTAGCCCGCGGCGGCCATCCAAGCCGCGTTGCTGTTCGCGCTTGGCAGGCAGGGGGCCGACAGGGTGCAGGTGAGTGGGCTGGCCACCGTGCCGCTCACGCCCTTGTTGTTCACGGAGTCCCATTGCCAGCCCATGCGACGGTACTGGCCATCGGGCGAATCCGGCAGCGTGCCGCTGGTGATGGTGTTCGGCGGAGCGACGGGCTCGTGGTAGCCCGCAACCTTGCCGGCGCCGCCGTGGCACGTGGCGGCGCTGCAGCCCGTGTCATCCGGCTGCGCGAGCCCGCTGTGCATCTTGCGACCCACCGGCGCTGGCGACACGAACGAGATGTCGTCATGGCAGGCGCCGCATGCTCGACGGCTGATCCCGGTCTCCCAGTTGTCCGCCTTGGCGGCAGTATTGTGGCACTTCTCGCAGTTGCGCACGTCCTGGGCGTAGGTCACCTCGTCATACTGAACTGCCGAGTATTGTCCGCTGCCGTTGGCGCGATCGGGCTTGAGGCGGAGCTCTTCACCCATGTGGATCTTGTGAATGAACACCGGCATGTTGATCACGGCCTCGCCGTTGATCACGCTGGCGTTGCCGCTCCACTTCACCGTGCCGGGAGTGGTACCGGCCGTCATGGTCGGCTCGGTATTCGGACTGCCGGAGCTCGAGAAGCGGCGCTGGTCGTTGTGGCAGGCCACGCAGGTGCCCACGTCGTAGCGGGTACCGCTGTGGAACGCCGCGGTCGCGTTGGCCGGGGCCTTGAAGTCCGAGTGGCACTTCATGCACGAGTCTTGGTTGATCTTCTCGTTTTTGCCGGTCTCGTCGGAGCCAGTCTGCGGGATCAAATCCATCCAGGCGTCCATTGGCCGGAAGGGGTTGCCGCTCTTGTAGGCGAGCACCACCACGCGGTGAGTCTTGTCGGCTTCGTACTTGGTGCCGGCGTTGGCCTCGTCGGTGATGTTCTTGTCGAAGGTGTAGGTATACGTGCCATCACCGAGGTCGATCAGGGTGCCTTGGCCCGCCGTAGCGGTGCCCGAGGAGTTCGCCGACTCGGTGCTGGCCGAGCTCGTGGCGTTCGCCGCGTTGTAGCTGACCCAGGTGTCAATCGCCGCGCCATTCACGCCGAGAGCGGAGGGGGTGCCCACCACCAGCTTGAGGACCGAGGCACGCCAGGTTAGTCCGGCGCCCGAGGTCAGGGAGTCCATGCCCGTGACCGGGTTGCCGTTGCGGTCGGTGATCAGCATCGTGATGACCGGCTTGCCCGTCGACGGGAAGTCTACCTTGATGATCTTCAAGGTGGGATCGAGGGCGGCCTTCTCGGCGTCGGTCAGCTGGTTGTAGTCCTTGAGAGCGTCCGAGACGGTGATGGTCGTGCCATCGGTGCACGTGATCGTCTTGGTGCCGTTGTTGTTGTCGACGAGCGTGCAGGAGATGCCCGCTTCACCCGGGGGACCTGCTTCACCGGGGTCTCCAGGGGGACCGCTGTCACCCGGGGTGCCTTGGCCACCCGCCGGCACGGTCACCACGGTGTCGCCGCAAGTGATCGTGAGCGTCCCGTCGTCGTTGTCTACGACCGTACAGGAGTCACCAGTCACTCCCGCTTTGCCTTGATCGCCGTCGCACGCGACGGTCAACAGCAGACCGGCCGCGCCTGCAGCCAGAAATGGAAATCGCAACATTCGGGGTTCTCCAGTCCCCCCGCCCAACGCGAGGGAATCGGGCGGCGGCCTGCAAAAGGCGGGCCTGGGCCAAAGTGCTCCTAAACGTGTCCGTTTGCGTAAACTTGGCGTTGGACTGGACACGAACGCGCGCCGTTCGCGCGAAGTCGCTCCTGCAAAATGCGGTGCCGACGTCGGCACGGCGCAAGCGCGCGGCGGCGCCAACACACAAACCCATTCCATCGGCTCGCGGAAACCGAAGAACGCACTTTGGATGGCGCCTGCAAGCAAACTACTCGTCAGCGTCGCGGAACCCGAAGAACGCACTCGGGTGAAAGCCCTTGGCACCGATCAAGTCGAACAGCGGAGCGGTGGCAGGAGCGGCCTTGGGCCCCCAAACCGCGACGCCCCGCTTGTCGATCCAGGCGACGAACTCCTCGCCGGACTCCTCGTTCCAACCACTCACCAACGCCAGGCTACCGGTGAAATCACGGACGTCTTTGTACTGAGGCTTCACGATGAGTTCGAGCTTCGGATCCACGAAACCCCAGCGCCCTTGTCGCACCGCCGCCCGACCGGAGACAAACGGTCGCGCTAGCTCAAAGGAGCCCTTCATCTTCCCCTGCCGGTCGACGAAACCGTAGCGACCGCTGCGTCGCACGAGCCCCCACCCGCTCGAGAAGCTCCCGGCCGCATCGAACTGCGGCTCGATCGCCACCTTCAGATTGCGGTCGACGTACCCCCACTTGCCCCCGGCATCGAACGCCGCAAGACCTTCGGAGAAGTTGCCCACCGCTTCCCACTTTGGCTCGCCGAGCTGTTTGCCCGTAGGGTCGATGAACGTCCAGCCACCAGCCTTCACCGCCGCCCGCTCTTCGGAGAAGGACCGCACCCGTTCCCAGCCCGGTTTTCCCGACGGCGCGATGCGCTTCCCGGACTTGTCGACGAAAACGAAGCGAGGGCCACCCTCGGCGGCGACTTCCACCCACGCGAGTCCTCCGTTGAAGGGCCCGGCGCGCACGAACTGGGGCTCGATTGCCCACTTGCCAGTCTTGTCGATGTAGCCGAACGCCGGCTTGTCGGCCTTCGCTATGTCTTTGACCACAGCGAGCCCCTCGCTGAAGCTGCTTGGCTCGCCGAACTTCTGCGGGTCCAACGTCAGCACAGGCTTGCAGCTCGTGTCGAAATAGGTTGGCGGGTTCGTTCGCACCACCCAGCCGTCGCGAAACTGCTGGTCGGTCGGGCAGGCATCGAGCACGACCTTTCCCGTCGCGTCGATGTACTGAGTCTCGGCTCCCGCCGAAGGAAGTGGGTAGAGACCTTCTGCATATCCGCCGCGCAGGGGCGGCTCGCCCTGGCAGCTCGAGCAAGCGGTGAGGCTCGCCGCGAGTAGAAGACCCCAGGAACCATGGCGCAAACACGCAGAGAGACGGCTGTTCATCGATCAACCTTTGGCCTTCGAGACCGAATGCGCGAGTGAGTATCACAAGACCGCCATGCGGGCGACGCCGTCCGCGTGGCTTTTCTCGAAAGCTGCAGCCGAAGCGTGGTCCGGCGCAACGCAAAGAGATGCCCCGGCCAGACGCGCGAAAAGCGGTCGCTTCCGCGATCAGCGCGACGCTCTGCCGGACGGCTGCTAGCGTGCGCTCATGAACTCGCTCGGTGGTCTCAGAAAGCATCTGCTTCTCGCTTTGGTTGGTGCATCGGCGTGTGCACCCAGGAAATCGGTCGAGCACGAGCCAATTCCAGGGCCTCAGGTCCGTCACGAACCCGAAAGCGAACGGACCGTCGGCGAATCCCAATTCGCGACGCCGACAGGTGACGGGCAGGAGCCAGCCAGCTGCCAGCATGAGCTGACCCGCTACTGTTTTGCGCCCTTCGAGCTTCAGAAGATCCTCGCGAGTTGCGGGCCACCGAAAAAACCCGAGGATGGGCACGGTTGTTTGACCCGAGAAGGCTACGCGTCGTGCGGTGCTTCCGTGGTCTCCGGACCAAATTTCGACAATGGACAATGCTGCTATCAAGTGTGTCAGCAGCCGGCCCTGCCGGGTGGTCGTCCGCTGCGGGTGGCGGAAGGCTATCGCCGTTCGGCGGCGGAGAAGCGCGACGATTGGACGGGACTCCCCGCGTCCACGGCAGACTCCATCGACGACGCAACTCGCGCGGCGCTCGCCCTTGCCTGGACTGAGGACGGACTGACGGAGCACGCGTCGATCGCCTCCTTTGCACGCTTCACCCTCGAGCTGTTGGCGGTCGGAGCTCCACCGGAGTTCTTGTCGGAGGCGCAGCGCGGCGGCCGTGACGAGGTGGAACACGCGCAACTCTGCTTCGCTCTCGCGGCTCGCTTCGGTGGTGTGCCCTGCGGCCCCGGTCCCCTCGCTCTCTCGGGGGTGAGCCCGCGCGAGACGCTACGCGACATCGTCCTCGCGACCGTGTCGGAGGGATGCGTCGCCGAAACCATTGGCGCGTCGCTCGCGAGCGAGCAACTCGCGCGCTGTACCGACGACGCCACGCGCCGTGTGCTCCACCGCATCGCGCGGGACGAAGCAGACCATGCTGCGCTGGCGTGGCGGTTCGTCGCCTGGGCGCTTGGCATCGCGCCGGAGCTCGCAGCGGAGGTGGAACGAGCAGCGCAGACCGCGCTCAGGGAATGGGCTGCGCCTCGCGATGAGCGTTACGAGATGGACGAAGCGCTCTGGCATCGCTTCGGACGGCTCGGCGCTGGCGAGATTGCTGCACTCGCGAGGCGCACTGCGCACGAGGTAATCCGTCCTTGCCTGGACCAACTTCGGTCGCTGGGATCGGCCCCGAGGCAGGCGCGGCCCCTCGAGCAGCACGAGGGGCCTCAGGCGGCGCTTCCGGGCCGCGGCTGACGCCCGCGCACCGCTCGGCCCTCGCCAGCATGAAAATGCAGGCCGCTTATTGGTACCGGCTCGAGCGCCCCGGCTAGCATGCCGCGGCAGTGATCACTCATCTCGGGCGCCGCGTCACGGAAGCAGCCTTGTGCCTGTTCGCCGCCCTGGGATTCTGTTTCGTGCCCCTGGGGCAGCGTACTGGCCTCGGGCACGCCAAGGCGATCATAGCGACGGGTCCGGCAAAAGAAGCGCGCGACGGCGTGTTCGAAGCCTTCGACCAACTGAAAAGCGCCGTGCTGGGTTCCGGCGAGTCGTCCAAGCCCGCAGCACCCGCCGCCTCGGCGAGCCCCTCGAAGCCGGCAATGCTCAAACTCGACTCCATCGACGGTCCCGACGCCAGCGTGCCCTACCAGTACGTCAAACATCCGTAGCCGCTGCGACCAGACTCGCGCGCGCGTCGCCGGATCGACTCCCCCACGAGTCCTGGTCGACTCCACGAGGGAAGGTCTCCCCTTCCGACCTTCCGTACTTCCTGTGGCTTCTTCTCTTGCTCGACCCTCGGCTTTGAGTCCTGCTCGGCGGGCGGCTTCACGGCAACTGAATGCGATGAACGACCACCG
Protein-coding regions in this window:
- the dctP gene encoding TRAP transporter substrate-binding protein DctP produces the protein MWPCFSLRVSFLCAVLSCVLWAPTAGAEPVRKIRIATLAPKNSAWGKVFKVWQQAIDKKTKGKLALDVYFNAVQGNEQSMVSKLKGGQLDVAALASVGLSNIHRDVLVMQLPGVVNSWSTLDKVRAAIAPDIEKRFADKGFVILGWGDIGLVRQMSKGFAVHLPSDLRGKRPAVWRNEPMGPKIYAKIGGVVPVPLSAPEVLPALRAGKINVLSAPALAAEQMQWTSSLDHVAKHASVCAIGGLVMRKSALDGLDPDLRETFLELQSKMSKHSKDRIRRLDAKAYQRLAKKMSVVELSEAEREAWRQVLAPVIKGLAGPTFSKDLVEKVLKVSGRGGA
- a CDS encoding WG repeat-containing protein; this translates as MNSRLSACLRHGSWGLLLAASLTACSSCQGEPPLRGGYAEGLYPLPSAGAETQYIDATGKVVLDACPTDQQFRDGWVVRTNPPTYFDTSCKPVLTLDPQKFGEPSSFSEGLAVVKDIAKADKPAFGYIDKTGKWAIEPQFVRAGPFNGGLAWVEVAAEGGPRFVFVDKSGKRIAPSGKPGWERVRSFSEERAAVKAGGWTFIDPTGKQLGEPKWEAVGNFSEGLAAFDAGGKWGYVDRNLKVAIEPQFDAAGSFSSGWGLVRRSGRYGFVDRQGKMKGSFELARPFVSGRAAVRQGRWGFVDPKLELIVKPQYKDVRDFTGSLALVSGWNEESGEEFVAWIDKRGVAVWGPKAAPATAPLFDLIGAKGFHPSAFFGFRDADE
- a CDS encoding OmcA/MtrC family decaheme c-type cytochrome, whose protein sequence is MLRFPFLAAGAAGLLLTVACDGDQGKAGVTGDSCTVVDNDDGTLTITCGDTVVTVPAGGQGTPGDSGPPGDPGEAGPPGEAGISCTLVDNNNGTKTITCTDGTTITVSDALKDYNQLTDAEKAALDPTLKIIKVDFPSTGKPVITMLITDRNGNPVTGMDSLTSGAGLTWRASVLKLVVGTPSALGVNGAAIDTWVSYNAANATSSASTESANSSGTATAGQGTLIDLGDGTYTYTFDKNITDEANAGTKYEADKTHRVVVLAYKSGNPFRPMDAWMDLIPQTGSDETGKNEKINQDSCMKCHSDFKAPANATAAFHSGTRYDVGTCVACHNDQRRFSSSGSPNTEPTMTAGTTPGTVKWSGNASVINGEAVINMPVFIHKIHMGEELRLKPDRANGSGQYSAVQYDEVTYAQDVRNCEKCHNTAAKADNWETGISRRACGACHDDISFVSPAPVGRKMHSGLAQPDDTGCSAATCHGGAGKVAGYHEPVAPPNTITSGTLPDSPDGQYRRMGWQWDSVNNKGVSGTVASPLTCTLSAPCLPSANSNAAWMAAAGYVPTGAAQITYDVSAVKLDANKNPQIVFKLKKDGTDVDFGTYDATNKPELLTGFVGSPSAYFAYTLPQDGIAAPVDFNATTSKYIRTCWINGPSAATDCKLEKDATTGYYTLTVLSTTLPSTAKFLTGGIGYTYSMSSTQPLTQTDLTGFPYNATTKIGGLIVPAPNVWKATGTNSSSMRRSIVETARCNNCHDGLGVTPTYHSGQRNDGPTCSFCHNPNRVNSGWAVNAKDIIHAIHGGGKRNVPFTWHGEIKAWEVTYPGVLNTCTQCHVPGGYDFSVSSTANNVPNMLYSYAATGSGYDPNPVAPATVGPFISPYVTPNTAYGSGYTTSGTRTVGTQYTGANTAPAVCSAGSPCTCSQANPCFAEDTTLVHSPITAACGACHDSTIAQNHFKAFGGSYYAPRGTALNTQEQCLMCHGKGKIAAIAEVHK
- a CDS encoding OmpA family protein produces the protein MRKTFYSLSAGLVALAMTVPAAAQETEAAAPEAESAAPAAESAAPETGAETAGSASFSTSTGVSSEGDFMSRYTPEAGLIELGIFGGAIWVSKDHNLRDGTNPQLEIDRPSFELGLRAAYFPLSFLGVEGEGALGFSKAGGSSATLMMARLHGIAQLPGYRITPFILLGGGRLAEANDKLGNDGDPSAHAGIGAKMALTDLFGVRLDLRDNVTTKNPEVRSSSSEWAHHPEVLLGLSLTLGRTPPAAEPVKDTDGDGFLDPDDKCPEEKGVAPDGCPVKDTDGDGFLDPDDKCPEEKGVAPDGCPVKDTDGDGFLDPDDKCPEEKGVAPDGCPDNDPDKDGILNPDDKCPNEPETKNGYEDEDGCPDEVPEAIKKFSGVIQGIEFDVNKATIRKNSFKTLDEAVKVLTEYPKIRIEVSGHTDTDGKKDHNMKLSADRAASVKQYMVDKGIAEDRIETRGAGPDEPLAPNDTKANKQKNRRIEFKILQ
- a CDS encoding ferritin-like domain-containing protein, which translates into the protein MNSLGGLRKHLLLALVGASACAPRKSVEHEPIPGPQVRHEPESERTVGESQFATPTGDGQEPASCQHELTRYCFAPFELQKILASCGPPKKPEDGHGCLTREGYASCGASVVSGPNFDNGQCCYQVCQQPALPGGRPLRVAEGYRRSAAEKRDDWTGLPASTADSIDDATRAALALAWTEDGLTEHASIASFARFTLELLAVGAPPEFLSEAQRGGRDEVEHAQLCFALAARFGGVPCGPGPLALSGVSPRETLRDIVLATVSEGCVAETIGASLASEQLARCTDDATRRVLHRIARDEADHAALAWRFVAWALGIAPELAAEVERAAQTALREWAAPRDERYEMDEALWHRFGRLGAGEIAALARRTAHEVIRPCLDQLRSLGSAPRQARPLEQHEGPQAALPGRG